In Asterias rubens chromosome 17, eAstRub1.3, whole genome shotgun sequence, a genomic segment contains:
- the LOC117301589 gene encoding UPF0722 protein-like → MAATMTATEPVSNQGERTVFNGCSEDDQACAKLFWQSLTLQPPIESRLVSGDVKQRLKVAPPGRQTVNLAYEKMEKSQKLNDFLQKAQAEVIYAQSMKLTKQAIARQETLHLHKKRTMERREKEAISHRPVPPSLLDEEDDFDQAAEMEASQAMADLDAFTKKIDNKESR, encoded by the exons ATGGCAGCCACCATGACAGCGACAGAGCCAGTTTCAAACCAAGGAGAAAGAACCGTTTTCAACGGGTGTAGCGAGGATGATCAAGCTTGTGCCAAGTTGTTCTGGCAGTCACTGACCCTTCAGCCACCGATTGAGTCACGACTCGTCTCTGGGGATGTGAAACAGAGGCTGAAAGTTGCCCCGCCGGGAAGACAGA CTGTGAATCTGGCCTAtgagaaaatggaaaaatcacAAA AACTGAATGACTTCCTGCAGAAAGCACAGGCAGAGGTGATCTACGCTCAGAGTATGAAGCTGACAAAACAG GCCATCGCCAGGCAAGAGACGCTACATCTTCACAAGAAGAGGACAATGGAAAGGCGAGAG AAAGAAGCTATTTCCCACAGACCAGTGCCACCATCGCTTCTTGATGAAGAAGA TGACTTCGATCAAGCTGCAGAGATGGAGGCATCTCAGGCCATGGCTGATCTTGATGCATTTACCAAGAAGATTGATAACAAGGAGAGTAGGTGA